Genomic window (Helianthus annuus cultivar XRQ/B chromosome 3, HanXRQr2.0-SUNRISE, whole genome shotgun sequence):
atttttagccTATCATGACCGAAACCCATTGTGACCTAAACCCATCTTGACCTTTTTCTTAAAAAACTCATCCTTACCCAAACTCATCCTAACCCATTACCATCCTAACCCATTATCCAAACctacccaacccacccattttgccacctctactTTTATATAAAGGtccaaccatcatcatcatcatacccaGTAAATTCCACCAacagcaaagctaaggtagggtatGAGGAGGGTatgatgtagacagccttacctctaccccgtaggaacagagaggctgcttccagtgagacccccgactcgatagtagttttgcatcaagtcttggacataaggcacataacactcagcaatttaGACAAAGGCCGATTGCATGTACTCCCTtatctttcggctatcaacgccaccacacgatgcatgattaaccatcctctcttttaatgttattttcacgaaattagtaaaataacgttaaaattagtacACTTTGTAGTTTTGCAGAACCTAATCCAAAcatattttactaatttcgtgaaaatcaTTTAACTTGTTTGCAATTTCTGTTGGATTGATGTGTTTGGTTGATTTTGCTACCAATAGCATAAAGTTACGGGTGTATATTCTTTCTAATTAGCCTCTTCGTTATGATCACATTCACTAAAGTTGAAAACTGATCTAAAGAAAAGTGAAAGTTTCTGAATACCAATAAGTTGGATTTGAATTGAAAACATACAATTTTGAATGCAGTAGAATGGTGAGTGCAAGTACTCAAGATTGTTGCTTTCTGCTTTGCTTGATTACACTACAAGTCATAGGAAGGTACTTTCTTGCATATACTCGTTTACTGAACTCATCTTCGTTCACTACTCGCGCCCACATTATTTGTTAATGATTCATAGACGGTTTCTCATAATTCTTGTTTTTTATGTTGTAAATGTTACAGGGCTTATGGAAACATTTTGAATGTTGGTGAGGAACTAAAGAAGGAAACTATGCCGTTACAAAGTGGGTCCCGAATCTACCAACTTCAAGGGCTAAGACCAAAGACGTGGTATGAAGTCAAGATATCATATCCTGCTTCTGTAGGTACATTAAACATCAGTTTTGTATGCGTGTGTGTCTTGTAAATAAACTAATTATAATACATTTTATACAAGATACCCGCTAGCTTTTCGTTAGAACTGAAGAGAGGAGAATCAGAATTATTGCTAAAGCACCATAGGAAATTACTGAATACCGAAAAGTTGATCTTTAAGAATGATGATGCCGACTTGCAAAATGACCAGGTTTGAAGTTTGATCAGcttcaagatttttttttttttttgttatttttttgctATAAAAGATTACGATTTTAACACTTTTACTTAAAAATAGATCGATATGGGTTAAATGTTATCTTTAATGGTCGAATGGGTCAAATATTAAAACTTCCCTTGGTATGAAACAGGTCAAATGGGTTGAAACTTGAAAGCTGACAAAAGTATTATTTAACCTCTTAATTTGATTTTAGTTGAAAGTAATATATTATTATAGTAGAATTTTGTAACCATTTAATACATTAGTATCCGTATTAAAAGAATTGGAAAAGATGTTAGCGGGTCAACCCACTAACCCGTTATCCAACCTGCCCATGTTGCCACATCTAACGCTTGCTTCGAAAAAGTTAATGATTGTGATTTTTGTGTTTTAGAGTGAAACGTTCGTCGTGTTGACTGTTGAACCAGAAGGGGTGGTTGCAATACCTAATGGAAAGGAGAGGGAAACAGTCATTTATAACATAGGTAACTTTCATCTCATCAGCTGATATATTGATCATATTACGCCTTGCATTTATCCTTGCTCAATGTTTATTATGTTACGATATTGAgattttttcttgttttttattTCTAGTTATTAAAATACATGTGCAGCACTTTATAAACAGAACCACTCATTCTAGAATTACTTGATTCGTCTCTATCCCTTGCAACACAAGCAATATGATATAGCATTTATATAATACTCTTCTTGTAGTTTGATTATATGTTTGAAAACCCTTCATGCCATGCTATTTTGTCTGATACTTAATGGCTTTTGCGGGCATATTTCAACCCTTTTTTTATGAATTCGATTTGTGATATATTTTATATGTAAATGGGTCAAATGAGTAGCATAAGAAACTTAGCTAAACAGAAAACaagttaaacgggtcaaatgggtagAAAATTGTCCAAAAATATGTATTTTATGTGTAAAACCTccaaaaatttttctaaaaaaaaaacttgGATTGCTGTCTAATTATGTAACATTTCTATATTTGACACATTGCTAGTCTGTTGAAAAAATAAAATTACCTGTGGTGATTACTAACAGGGTATCAAACCCACTGACCAGTTCAGTTGTCTACCTCTGTCTGATGATTTTTTGTCTATTTTGTTGGCAGTTTGTGATGAACTAATGTTAGGGATACCGCACGAAGCCTGGTGGGTTGTGATCCTGGCTGTTGTTTGCTTGGGTGTGGCATTTGTGATCCCTTCATTTCTACCATCAGTTGAGTTGTTAAGTACAGACATAACACGCCGTAGGGGAGCCACTTCCAAGAATTCGTAACTTGATGATCATGTCGAGTTGTTGAACTTTTTCATATAATTAGTTAAGAAGAAAGCATTACATTTTTTCACATTTTGAGCGTTTTGTCGTTGTACAATCATAGCAAAATTTATTTTATACCGGTAtttgttagatattttagtgtaataaTAAGCATACATCTTGTAGGCTTATAAATTAGGGGGAAAACCCTAATTAATCCAAGTTTTTTGACATTCATCCACAAAAAAAAGTTTAGCAAGATCAATATGTTTGGTCAACAAAGCCACTAAACCCATCAAATGCAACGCGAGTCGCAACCGGCAGCTAAAATAATCTCACTTGGCTAGCACTAATAAGATGCCAATACAGCAGAACTGGTTTCACATAGTTTCTGGGAGACTTAAAATCATAAATCCTTACACGAATACGTAATAATATCTTGAAAATTGTGCAAAATCATGGTGAGTTGCATCCACAATACCCAGTAGTCTGTGGTGCTATTATTTTTGTGCATGCATAAAAATGGTGAATCTTCTTAATTTAGATGTCATTTGCCTTGCTCTTGTCTCCATCCACCGATTGAGTTGCTGGTTCTTGTTTCTTGAACTCACAAATGTCTGGTTCATGTTTCTTGAACTCACAAACGTCTTTTGGTCCCAAAAAACTCGGTTGATTAGTGGATGACAGAAGCCTTGCCCACATCCTATCGGTTATCACAACGTTGTTCTGCTTCTCAGTGATACGCTGCACGAAAACATACCAACGTTCATGAGATTATAAAGGGTGTTTGGACGCATAttttttaaagaaataattaaatatataaataagaaTGAAACTTACGTTAAATGGAATATAAGTCTGTCTACCATTAACAAGCCCGCTAGTGAAGCCCGTGTAGCCCGCCATCACTCCATGAACACAACTTTGAGCGAGAAGAGTGCAGTACACGTTATCCGATGCGTTACTTGGAACCGCACGGATCATGTAAGTTGGATCTGCCATTAAACGGAATATATGCATtcaaaataatattattaaatacATTATATAAACCATAAAGTGTAATTACCTATGTATTTGAGAGTAATGGGCATGGAAGGAATTTTAGCAAAGTGAGCCTACAAAAAAGGGAATTTTAGTTAAAAATATCAAAGggtgttttactattttatttattCAAAACAATATGAATGAATTACCTTGATTTTATCAGAAAGCCACAATCCAACATCTTGAAGTAGTTTATTTCCGGAAGCATCTTGTGCGGTTGTAGTTTTCGAGTTTTCTGCTGCAAGAAGTTCCTGGCCCGCACCTTCTGCAACGACGATAACCATGTGCCCATCGTCCTTGAGACGTTTTTCCACGTATTCTAAAAGTCCACCTTCTCCCTCAAGATAAAAGGGCGATTCCGGGATTAAACATAGATCAACATCTCGGCTTGCCAAAGTTGCATACATTGCAATGAATCCTGAAACACAACAATTTGTGCATTTTTAAAATGATTATTATTGTTCCGTTACGTGAAACTTCATCTTCTTAGAGAAGAATAACATCAAAATAGACTTACTTACCACTATAGCGTCCCATAAGTTTGACGACCCCTATGCCATTCTCGGCACTTTCAGCTTCCACATGTGCAGCATTGATGGCACGTTGAGCCTCTTCCACAGCAGTATCGAAACCAAATGACTTATCAATGACCTGGAATAAACATGGAATAGACCCGTAAGCATTGTTCAAAGATCTACTTTTAGGTAGGTGGGTCCAAACTCGAAACTGCCACGTATATTTTCTACCCTTAGTGAAAAACAAAAGCGTTAAAGAGCGGTTATGAAAAGTGACTAACCTAATGTGTGAGCCAAATAACCAACGTAATTATGATATTAGCATAATACTGTGTTAAGTTCACACGTGTTTAACGCATGACCAAGATTAAATACACCTAATACAGGAAAATATCATTTGTAGGAATGCAATTACCGGAATGTCATTATCAATTGTCTTAGGAATCCCAGCAACTACAGCTTTAAGTCCACGCCTTCTCACTTCCTGCACAAATAAAATGTTATCGTAAATACAATTTATATATGAAACGGAAAAGATTTATCATTTAATTACCTGATAAATAACCGCTGCTCCCTTTTGAGTACCGTCTCCTCCAATTATATAAACCTGAAACATGAAGAGAACAAAAAGGCTCGTTATCATAACTCTTGTCTATTTATTTTAAACAACTATAAGCTAAAAAGAAGCTATAACACATGCGTATATATGAAAGCACACCTGGTTGATACCGCGATCCTGAATACTGTCAACTATCTTTGGTTTATCATGGCCCCCACGAGAGGTGCCGATAATCGTACCACCGCGTTTATGGATATCATTCACAAACTTTGGGGTCAAAGTGATGGTATTTTTTGAGTAAAAACCTCTATACCCTCCCTGTATGAAAGCCTTATAAAACTAAGATGTTGATGCCATAACGTCAAAAATAACATAGTTGTTATACCTTTGTTTTTTTTAAGAATAACCAAGGTAACAACAATAAACCAAAACTTAGAATAAAGGTAAATGTTCCGTATGCATATGTGTTAGAATGACGATGCAAAAAAatcaaatataataataataatacttacaTCAATCCCAAGAACTCTGGTGACGCCATACATGTGATAAAGTGCACAAACAATTTCCCTGATCACTGTATTTAGCCCGGGACATAAACCACCACATGTCACTATCGCAGCATGCACCTCATCGGGCGCAAAATAAACCTGCAGCAATGAAAACTCTACTTTAGCCAAAACCAATGTTAAGATCTATACAGAGATAGCAAAATGAGTCGGTTGGGTGGATTGGGTAACAGTCCAACAGGTCAGAACGAAAAAAATTTGTGCG
Coding sequences:
- the LOC110929797 gene encoding uncharacterized protein LOC110929797 isoform X1, whose amino-acid sequence is MCSLLNSTLDKSSCSRMVSASTQDCCFLLCLITLQVIGRAYGNILNVGEELKKETMPLQSGSRIYQLQGLRPKTWYEVKISYPASIPASFSLELKRGESELLLKHHRKLLNTEKLIFKNDDADLQNDQSETFVVLTVEPEGVVAIPNGKERETVIYNIVCDELMLGIPHEAWWVVILAVVCLGVAFVIPSFLPSVELLSTDITRRRGATSKNS
- the LOC110929797 gene encoding uncharacterized protein LOC110929797 isoform X3, giving the protein MCSLLNSTLDKSSCSRMVSASTQDCCFLLCLITLQVIGRAYGNILNVGEELKKETMPLQSGSRIYQLQGLRPKTWYEVKISYPASSETFVVLTVEPEGVVAIPNGKERETVIYNIVCDELMLGIPHEAWWVVILAVVCLGVAFVIPSFLPSVELLSTDITRRRGATSKNS
- the LOC110929797 gene encoding uncharacterized protein LOC110929797 isoform X2, translating into MVSASTQDCCFLLCLITLQVIGRAYGNILNVGEELKKETMPLQSGSRIYQLQGLRPKTWYEVKISYPASIPASFSLELKRGESELLLKHHRKLLNTEKLIFKNDDADLQNDQSETFVVLTVEPEGVVAIPNGKERETVIYNIVCDELMLGIPHEAWWVVILAVVCLGVAFVIPSFLPSVELLSTDITRRRGATSKNS
- the LOC110929796 gene encoding ATP-dependent 6-phosphofructokinase 6 isoform X2; translation: MDNNISCQMKVETGEAGYVLEDVPHLTDYIPDLPTYPNPLRSNPAYSVVKQYFVDADDTVPQKVVVHKDGPRGIHFRRAGPRQRVYFAPDEVHAAIVTCGGLCPGLNTVIREIVCALYHMYGVTRVLGIDGGYRGFYSKNTITLTPKFVNDIHKRGGTIIGTSRGGHDKPKIVDSIQDRGINQVYIIGGDGTQKGAAVIYQEVRRRGLKAVVAGIPKTIDNDIPVIDKSFGFDTAVEEAQRAINAAHVEAESAENGIGVVKLMGRYSGFIAMYATLASRDVDLCLIPESPFYLEGEGGLLEYVEKRLKDDGHMVIVVAEGAGQELLAAENSKTTTAQDASGNKLLQDVGLWLSDKIKAHFAKIPSMPITLKYIDPTYMIRAVPSNASDNVYCTLLAQSCVHGVMAGYTGFTSGLVNGRQTYIPFNRITEKQNNVVITDRMWARLLSSTNQPSFLGPKDVCEFKKHEPDICEFKKQEPATQSVDGDKSKANDI
- the LOC110929796 gene encoding ATP-dependent 6-phosphofructokinase 6 isoform X1 — protein: MDNNISCQMKVETGEAGYVLEDVPHLTDYIPDLPTYPNPLRSNPAYSVVKQYFVDADDTVPQKVVVHKDGPRGIHFRRAGPRQRVYFAPDEVHAAIVTCGGLCPGLNTVIREIVCALYHMYGVTRVLGIDAFIQGGYRGFYSKNTITLTPKFVNDIHKRGGTIIGTSRGGHDKPKIVDSIQDRGINQVYIIGGDGTQKGAAVIYQEVRRRGLKAVVAGIPKTIDNDIPVIDKSFGFDTAVEEAQRAINAAHVEAESAENGIGVVKLMGRYSGFIAMYATLASRDVDLCLIPESPFYLEGEGGLLEYVEKRLKDDGHMVIVVAEGAGQELLAAENSKTTTAQDASGNKLLQDVGLWLSDKIKAHFAKIPSMPITLKYIDPTYMIRAVPSNASDNVYCTLLAQSCVHGVMAGYTGFTSGLVNGRQTYIPFNRITEKQNNVVITDRMWARLLSSTNQPSFLGPKDVCEFKKHEPDICEFKKQEPATQSVDGDKSKANDI